From Mobula hypostoma chromosome 3, sMobHyp1.1, whole genome shotgun sequence:
CCGTAACCAGGTTATGGAAGAAGCGTTTAACAGAAAGAAAATTGCAGAGATCTTCTTCCTGTTACAATTCTAATAACGGCATTGTGGACCCCCATCTGGATGTGATGAACTGAAGCACATTCAGATCATGTTCATTCGTTTAAGCGGTTCGAAGAATTATCCTTTCAGAAAACAAGTCAACTTTGACTTGATGATTAAGCTACTCACTTTGCTCAACTGCAATAATCTTTAAGACCGCCAAACAAGGTGGCAGACTCGAAACCCCACAAAACTACCGCACGTCACTACAATCCCCAGGCACAACTGCTGGTAAAGAGTCGAAGGGGAAGTTTTAATGTAAACAGGTCAATTAGAAATAAAGGACTCTTCGGAGCCGCCATTTCGACTCTTCAGTCGAGTGACTTAGTATGTCATTCTTGAGTAGATTTATTTACTTACTCTGCTGATACTGTCTGATTAAATAATGTGATAAAATGTACACGCGCCACCCACGGAGCTCTGGGCACTGGATAGCATTACAGTTCACAGAAAACAGTAAGAAAATATTAATACGCAAGACTTGAGAAATTGACACTTATCAAAGCGATTTCAATTAAAAAGTGCAATTCAAATCTTTCACGTGACTGTAAGGGTTAGTCATACACCGCATCGTGTGATTTAATTCTTGTCATTTTACTTTTGAACacattaaaaaatattaaaattgcCTTAATTAAGCACCCAACAGCGCAGCTGGATTAATCACGTACAGACACTCAATTTTACGTTTACATTGCCTTGTTAAACTTGAGAATTCTATAAAACCACGTGCTGGCCTGCTTTAGTGCTGAAGGATGCTTTGGTGATTAGCGAGACTGGCCTATAGAGATGGGACTAACTGTCCCTCTCTTATCTTGATTGACAGTCTAATACTGGACCCGGGGGCATCTTTTCAGTACTAATGTGCAGCCTTCCCAATTACTTTTAAATTATCCCTAATCTGCCATAAAATTACGTGTGTATTGGGCATAGTTTCTTTTTATGTCAGCCAAAACTGCTAAAAGGAATAAAATGCCCTTTTATGAGGAGCGTACACTTGCCTGAACAACGCTGCCATTCCATTTATCTGCTTGCAACTATAGTGCAGGCAATTGCCGTGGAGTTTTTTTTACAGCTTGTAGTCTATAATACTTGTTCATCGCTTCAATTAGGAGCAAAAAAGAGAGGGCTTTGTAATGCAATTGTCTTGCTAAGGAGAGCGCCTTAAATTGGAGGATTATGTGAGCTAGACCACCTGTAGGGCATTCATGGGCATTTCTATATGTCCGGGCCTATGCCTTACTGCCTGCAGTCTGGCCAACAATACAGAAAAAGCTGTTTAAAAGACTGTTCTGCGTTCCCTTCATGCTCACTAACTGTTACAACTAGTCTCCCCGTTTAAAACGAGTTAAGTCTCAAAAACGtccattttaattcattttaagGCACCACGGTGGCCAACGGCCTTGAAAACAAGCGGGAACCAAGGACTGAAgcaagaaagaccggggggggggggaagtactTCAAGCTTGGAAAGGAGACATCAAAGTTATTTCATTCAAAAGGCTCACTCCTACAGATTAACCCCATTGAATTGGCCCTCGTTTAAAAAATTATGTACTCAGCCCGTGGGCAGCCAGGTAAAAAGTTCAACAATTACCAAAACAGTTTTTCGCCTAAACTAACATCCCTCGACATGCTGCCCAAAAGTATATGTACGCGTTTCCTGCAGAAATGAGAGCCTCGGGAGTGTTTGCAAACGTGATTAAATCAAAAGTTGTTTTATTGTCAAAATAGAATAATTGCTTCAAATATTTCTGGTGCTCTGGCTGAAGCAACCACTAGACTTTTTTAATACAAAAAATTTACATACTCTGTATATACTTCAAAAACACTTTTTGTTATTTACACAATTTACAAGTTTGCGTTCATAGTACAAATAATTATATAAATACAACTTTTGCAAGAAACCCGTATTAcatgggatatatatatatatttttaaaaaaaacaggatttTAAGGCCGGTTGTTGCACCCAGTATGTTAAGATGTGTCAAGTACGCCATTTTTGTCCCTCCGTTTTAAGTTACTTTAACAGATGCCAGCAATTAAGAGGACTCAGTCTTTGCCTGTACACAAAACTGCCGACAGTTTCTTTTAAAAGTTCCTGCTCGTGAGCacattgctgtagaaaatcaTTTTCCTTCCACACTTGTCCTGTGcatataaaaagaaattaaaatgatTTAAGAAGAATTAGCGACAGGCACCGTGCTCTGGTCACTCCTTCACTTCTGACTAATGGATACCATTAGAGTTCATTAACATGTTAATAAAGATGCTGGACAAgaatcatggggggggggggtgttgaaagTCTGTGCGAGGAGATGTCAAACCTGGGATAACGGCACTTGCTTGGGGTAAGACATGGAACTGGCCGTGCCCGATCTCCAGGTTAAGCCGGTGCTGGCGTCGCTGTACATAGAGCCGCCGGTACCTTTGCTACTCCAGCAACAACGCGTGCAGAAGGCCCTCCAAGATTCCAGCGTCTTACCCGACCAGATCCAGACCCCCGAGGTGATACCCACCAGCAGACACATAAAGTACTTAAGCATGAAGACGGCGTAGTCCGGCTTCCTGACCGCTTCCCCGCCTCCACCGTGCTGCTGCGACGGATCTCCCGGGCAGTGGCAGTTGTGGCTTACCTCCCAGCTCGGCCGGTTGTGTTGCTCGTAGAAGTAGCAGGCTACCACGATGGTGGCGGGAACGGTGTACAGCACGGTGAAGACCCCGATGCGGATCATCAGCTTCTCCAGCTTGTCGGTCTGGGCGCCGCCGCCTTGCTTGATAACCCGGCGGATGCGGAAGAGGGAGACGAAGCCGGCCAGGAGGAACATACTGCCGATCAGCAGGTAGATGACTAGCGGCGCCAGCACGAAGCCGCGCAGGTTGTCCAGGTTCTGGTTGCCAACGTAGCAGATGCCGGCCACCGGGTCGCCGTCCACAGAGCTGAGGGCCAACACAGCGATGGACTTGACGCTGGGCACCAGCCAAGCGGCCAGGTGGAAGTATTGCGAGTAGCCGGCGATGGCCTCGTTGCCCCACTTCATGCCGGCGGCTAAGAACCATGTCAGGGACAGGATGACCCACCAGATGGAGCTGGCCATGCCGAAAAAGTAGACCAGCAGGAAGACCACGGTGCAGAGCGCCGGTCCCGTTGTCTCGTAGTGAACGTGCTGCTCGGAGCCGAGCTGGCGGCGGCCGCAAGCCACGCTCTCGTGGCCGGCCACCAGCCGCACCAGGTAACCGGCCGACACGAAGAGGTAGCAGGCGGAGAGGAAGATGATGGGCCGCTCGGGGTACTTGAAGCGCTCCATGTCGATGAGGAAGGTGGCGACGGTGGCCAGCGTCGAAGCGAAGCACAGCACCGACCACAGGCCAATCCAGAAAGCGGCGAAGCTCCGCTCGTCTGCGCTGAAGTACGGGTCGTGACACGGTACAGCACAGTTGGCCAGGCGGCCGGTGCTTACCCGGTTATAGAGTGGGTGCCGCTCGCTCTTCAGCTGCACCATGGGCGATCGACACTGGCAACCCGCTTGAcacggcggcggcggcggcgccGGACCCGCTTGGCCCGGCTCCGAGTGGGTCGGCCGCCCCGTGGGTTGGAAGGGAGCGGCGGGCGCGGCACTGGTCAGCTCGGTGCGGTTGTAGTCCATGCACAGGGTCCCATCGGGACTGTCCTGGCGAGGCAGCCTCTCGCACCTCATTCTGTCGGGCCAGGCGAAGCCATACTGCCTCATGAGCGGCGCGCAGCCCGCTTTCGCCCGCTCGCACACGCTGCGGCACGGGGGCAGCGGTTTCTTGTAGTCCTCCAGGCAGATCGGCGTGTACATGCTGCACAGGAAGAAGCGCAAGTCGGCCGAGCACTGAATCTCGACCAGTGGCCAGAACTGGTGCACTTCCAGGCCCGCCTCGTCCTGCGAGTCGTGGTTGAACTGGTTGGGCATGTAGGTGTAGTTGTAGCCGATACCCTTACACAGGGGCACGGTGATCTCCTGGCAGGATAGCTCCTTGGCGGCGGCCCCGCTCGATCTGTGCAGTAAAGCCAGGGCAGACAGCAGGTAGACCTCCAGCAGGCAACTCTCCATGTCTTCAGCAGCCTTATTCCGTCTAGTCTgggctttttccttttttttgttccTGAATGCCCGGCAGACTGTTTATAAACACCAATATAGATCCTTAAATAAACGCAAAGTGCAaatgtccccccaccccccctgtcCCTCCTCCGGATCTCTCAGCACAACATGCGGATCAGATTCACATTTAACTCCTTCAGACTTGGCAACGCAGCTACAGTCCACCGCATGCAGAGGCGACAGGCAGGAGCGATACAACATTAGCCCTGCAGGCGTGGGATCAAGATGGCTGTACACGACAACAGCACCTtttcttaaaataaaaaaaaacttcacacagTCCCTCTTCTAACTTTTTCCTTGCTTGGAAGACTGGGATTTCCCTTTCCTTTCAGACGGTCAGTGGGAATCGCAAGCGACGCCGTTGTGTACCTTGATGGTAGATTGTTTTTACTGCTGCACAGATTCTCGCTTTTTCCCCCCTCTTCCAGCTAAAGAATAGCTCTCGAAATAAATTTCAGCGCCGCGACTCATTAATGATCGCTCAATGTGCTGGGTGCTTGTGACTGTTCTGTATTTATAACACGAGGCAGGCCAAATCCCTCCCCCTTCCAGCTGCGCGTTACCAATCGGGGGGCGACAGGGGCGGGCAGATCCCACGTCTCAAATCCATCCATTCTCGCCAAAGAGGCGAGATGCAGGGTGGTTGTTCCCAGAGGGTCTGGGCGTTTAGCAGGTTAATTTTCGCTTGTTAGGACATCGCAGGGGTTGTCTTTCTCCCCTCCTCGTCCAATGCGAAGTATTTCGGTTTTTATCTTAATTGAAGCACTGATGTTTCTTTTGGCACTGGCTGTGTTTTCACGCCAGGGTTGGAATTGTTGGATCATAAAACGGGAGCCCAGGTTTGTCGAGAAAGCGaataacaattttaaaaaaaacacacggaATATAAATAAGTGGCGGGTTTCACTTCTTTTTCTGGAAGTGGAAGGAAACTTCAAACTGAGCGGAACGTATTTCAGGGCAAATGGAGAGAGATCGCAAATAAATGCTTGAATATCCAGCCAATCTTTTGTAATCCTGCCTGTCTCGGTGCATTGCTCAGTTTGAACTTAGATGAGTTTTAGCTGGGCTTTTATGGAATTTAGTGTATGCGCTAAAAGAAATCTCAGTTCGCTCCTGTTCCGGATGAATTCACTTTACTGGTCAAGTTTTAAGTTAGAAGTTACATTTATCGTCTATATTGAATTGTTCTTGAAGGCGACGACACTTTGCCCAGGTTATTTGGTATACTGTTAACATATCAATATCTACTTATAAAAGCGCAAACCAACTGGCAACAAAGATCACTTGAACGTACTTTGCATTCGGGTGGTGGTTAGGCTAAGGTTACCCAAATATTGCATCTTTTGTTACATTTCCTCTCGCAAAAACAGTATATATTTATAACAGTATATAGTTCCAAAAAAGCTGCTGAAACTTGCAATGCGCCGTTTCAGCCTGAAATCTCCAGAGTCTTGTTAGATTATTAGAACCATGCCAGTAAACATGTCTGGAGCATGCATGTAGTCCAAGGTTGGATATCTTGAATAGTTAACTGCACTCGTGTGTTCactatattttaatttttttttcattcttgtaGTTAGGGGCCAATTATTTATCATTCTGTTGCACCCCTCCATCTGAAACTCAAGTGAGTGTGAATCATaatgtttcttttgtttttttttgcaggaatATTACAAAGTCTTTAGGTTAATGATCCTCACTTCTGTAAAACATGCAGAGTATGATCCATTTGCCTGTGATTAATAGGAACCATGCTGCTCAGACATATTACTACACAGAGAGTAACATTAGTAGCAGCTCAAAAATAGCATGGGATTACAGACTGCGTGAGCGACTGAAGACTCTATTCTTGAAGACTTAATCTTTGAAGCAATAATTTAACAATTGTACAGTTTTGAAGCATGCTATTTGGATGGGACGTGAATATCAATTCTGGCATTTCACTGTGTAAATCAGGAATATGTTACTAAAATAAAGTCAATAATAATTATTCTGTCATAGCATGACAGAACCAGTAAATCTACTGAGTGGGAGGACATTTACCGTAAGGGGCGCTGCTCAAAGCAAAGAAAAAGCCCTATTAATTAAATGGCAGCTTCTATACTAATCACCAGCTGCCATTAATTTCCATGTCGTGTGTCGTTTTGGGGTAATTATTATGAACTAAAAGTTTATTGATTTAAAATCTGCTAAATTAAAAGTGCAATGAAGATCAATACTAGACTTCCGTTATGGTTTCAGGCTGCGTTGCTTTATACACTGTGTAAGATGGAAAACTTCCCAGTGTTCCCAAAGTAAACCTCTGAAAAGTTTTTCTGCAGTGTAGTCAGAGTTGATTCCTCACTCTAAGTTTAAAGTGTTATGTATTTCTTCAGAATGAAAGGTGTCAAGTACATCAGTGGATTGTTTCTTAGTTTTCTTTGGATTAATTATTACAGTCAAACAGAGGACAGTTCAGCACAATTTGTATTCAGCCTTGAGGTAGGTCAGATAAGATTGCATAGTAGGTGGGAAACTACATTTGCTATCAAAACTCTTGTATGATAGGATTAGGTTTAGAACTAACTGTTCAATGAAATAGCTTTCTCAGTCGCAAAGTCTTTCATCGCACCTTCAAAAGAATAAGGGAGAAAGTTTGCAAAAAGTCAGGAAGAACAACGTAAAGGGAAACTCTAGGAAGTGTTGTCCCAGATTATTACAAACCCTGACTTTAGAAAACTCTCTCTGACTGTATCGTGGTTGCATTAATTTAGAAGTTCTTGCAGTTTGTCTACAAATGGTTAAAGGAGCCAACTCAGAAAATAAGGAGAAAGATTCATTTATATTAATGTACTATTGTTACTCAGCAGGATACACTTTGAGTACAGTACTGGGTTAGCTTCTCcaatatttattaatttcatatTGGTTGAGTGTAAAATGTTCGCAAGGTCATTAGGGAACTTCCTACATTTTCTCAAGCGATTCCTTAGTGTCCATGAATAGGTGCTCAGATCATTAATTAAAAATCTCTTCCAAGGGAAAGTGCTTCTGATAATGGAGTGCTGGATATCTGCCTGGATACATGCTTTTGTTCCTTTAATGACATGTAAACCCATACCCTCATAACTTTATGATAAGTGTGTAATTAAATTAATCAAGCTGACATCTGTGCCTGGTGAATAAACTGACTGATTTGATTGCAGTTTGTTGCTCTACACACCTTTGAGTTATTGGGAAAATAGCAGGCTtaactgaagaaaaaaaatggatTTGCAATTAGTCACAGTATTTATGCAGGTTAAGAAGAAGAATattaaaaaaggaagaaatagaGAAACGAGTTCTGAATAGTGAGCACTGAGACAGGATTATCAACTCAATTGTCAAAGACTACCAAGCTGAAGTAATCAATATACTTTGATTTCTATCTAAAACTCTGTATCAAAAAGGAATCACAAGTATCTGAATTAATTTGTGTCTGTTGGAATCAGGAATTGCAGCTTTTAGAATATTCAAAAGTTAGGACATACAGTATCAATTGCTTTGGAAGTAATGTGTTACAATGTTGTAATTCTTGCTTGTGTTTGTGATTAATAAGTTTGGCAAGCAGACAGAGAAAGAACAGTGTCTAAAAATGTTCCTTTAACATTAACGGTGTCTTCAGTGAACAGTACATATAATTTAATTTAACATTAACTTCTCTGAAAACCTTTAACTTGGTGTTTGTGATGTTTCAATGGTATCATACTCACATCTGAGTATTCCCATTCTGAACAGGTGACATATAAGTATTTCACGGTGGAGAAGCTGTCCTTTGGAAGTGATGTTAAAATCTTCTCTCTTATGTGAACATAAAAATCtcataaatgaaaatcaaaaagttggaaatctgagataaaaaaACAGGACTGCTGCAAACATTTAGTGGgccaggcagtgtccatggaacAAGAAACAGAGTTTATGTCTCAGGTTAAgtactcttcatcagaactaacaTGCTGAATGTTTCTAGAACTTTGCATTTACTAATCCTGTGGCTATGTAACAATATTCCTCATGCAAAATGACTTATTTGGTCATATTTCCACATCTGCTTATGACATAGAAGGAGGCCATTGTGACCCATGGAGTCCATGCCAGCTCACGGAGCAATCCCGAGTCCCATTAATTTTCCCTGCAATTTATTCTCCCCATAATCCCACCAATTCCCTCTAGATTCTGCCCtcaccaggggcaatttacagcagctaaTTTCTCTATTAATTTGAATTTCTTTGgggtatgggaggaaactggagcatgtgggggagagaaggagaacatgcaaactccacacaggtagACTGGGAGGTCAGGACTTAAGCTGGACCTTTGGAGCTGTAAGATAACAGCTTTACTAGCTACAAGGCAGCACTACTATCATTCTGCTTATGGAACCATGTTGTGCATCTAATTAACTGTCCcacacttcctacaaagcaataATAACTACCTTCCTAAAGAATCTGACCAACTAGAAAATGCTTTGGGATGTCGCAGGAAAAATGGGTGTCTTGTTACACCTTTCATGGCCAATCTGAAAAACCAACTccatatacatttatatacacagaatataaattatatattaaTTTTCCATAAATATATCATATTGTGGAAAAGGAGTTGTGCAAAAGCAAGACATTAGTGCAAAATAATcacaaaacacaataaaaagTAAGGCCACAGTAGTGTAAGAGGTGATCCATAGTGTTCCATTACTGAAGGAGGGTTAGGAGTCAACAATGTTTGTCCCTTCTACATATCCTGAAAATCTAACAGTGGCATGTATAAACTTAAAAATTGACTTAACACAAATCACAATTTGAAGGGGAGAATTCCAAATTTCTACTGTTCTGTGTGTATGGCTGTGCATATTAACTTCAAACGTCCTTGGAAAAGGAAAGACGTTATAGAAAAAGAAAAATGCTCTATTTTTCTCTCTTAATTGTGAAATAGATTAATGTTATTGTTTAAGAGAGTTGCCGAGTTTTAGGCTTGGGTGAAATCCCAGCTGGTTGAGCAAGGATTGTGTCCATCTGCTGAGGTGACAGATGATACCaacagaatttccagcatcaacaaAATTTGCATAATTATAGTGTGCTGTAGTCACAAGAAGCTTTTCATCTGGGGGTCTGAAACTAGTATGCTGTTATTATTATAGGACATTAGTAACTTAAAGGGGGTAATGAGAATAAAGTTTAACTGGCGGAAAATTTCATGGAAAATTTGTTGGCCCAAGCTACCAGGGGAAGGGGTTGACATAGGTACAGCAATGccatttaaaagatacttgggCAGGTTcatggatagaaacatagacatagaaaactacagcacattacaggcccttcagcccacaatgttttaaTAAGAAAGGATTacttgtaaatgtctgcaagaaaatgaatctcaagcgagtatatagtaacataagcatattttgataataaaattactttggactttgaactttcgaaataggactagcttaggagagcattttggctgGTAGAGTTGAGTTGAGCTGAAGAAACTATTTCTGTACCTTATGACTTTATCAACTATGACAATGGTGGTATGAGCTATTTAACCTGTTAACGAACAGCAGAACTTGGGGTTTTAAGCTCCCTTGTTCCCTCAAAGTGGCAACACTGGTAGGATAGTGAGGCAGGGCATAGAATATAGAAGTGGAGCTGTTacattgcaactttacaaaatacTGGTTAGACCATGCGAGGAAAATTgcatgcagttctagtcaccaaattataggaagaatgtggtgaTACTGGAGAGGATGCTGAGGGAATTCAGCAGGATATTGGCTCAAGTAGACAAGTTTagttatgagaagagattgaAAGAGCTGGGCTTGTTTCCTGGTGTGAAGGAGACTGAGTTGTGACCTGATAATGGTATATAAAATGATAAAGAATCACAGATAAGGTAGGTAATTGAAATTGTTTTCTCATGATGGGggtatcagaaacaagagaacattcgtttaaggtgaaaggaagaTGATTTAAGGGCAGGGTGTTGAGGGGAgaacttttttttacacagaaagtggttgatatctggaactcattggtggagtcagatacagcCACTATATTTAAGAGGCAATGAGAAAACAACTTATATAGataaggcatagaaggatatacAGACCTAGTGTGGGCAAATGGAATTAGTGAGATGGACAAAGAGATTGGCATGTACACAGTAGATAAAAGACCCATGCCCATGACTATGATTTacgctcagtgaccactttggaccttaagaccataaaggCATATGAggtgaattaggccatttggcccatcgagtctgcactgtcattcaatcatggctgatccttttctcccctcctcagctctGCTCCCTGttcttttcctcataacctttggtgctgtgtccgatcaagaacctatcaagctctgccttaaatacatccaacaacctggcctccatacCTGCCTGTCgtagcaaattccacaaattcaccaccctctggctaaaga
This genomic window contains:
- the fzd8a gene encoding frizzled-8a, with protein sequence MESCLLEVYLLSALALLHRSSGAAAKELSCQEITVPLCKGIGYNYTYMPNQFNHDSQDEAGLEVHQFWPLVEIQCSADLRFFLCSMYTPICLEDYKKPLPPCRSVCERAKAGCAPLMRQYGFAWPDRMRCERLPRQDSPDGTLCMDYNRTELTSAAPAAPFQPTGRPTHSEPGQAGPAPPPPPCQAGCQCRSPMVQLKSERHPLYNRVSTGRLANCAVPCHDPYFSADERSFAAFWIGLWSVLCFASTLATVATFLIDMERFKYPERPIIFLSACYLFVSAGYLVRLVAGHESVACGRRQLGSEQHVHYETTGPALCTVVFLLVYFFGMASSIWWVILSLTWFLAAGMKWGNEAIAGYSQYFHLAAWLVPSVKSIAVLALSSVDGDPVAGICYVGNQNLDNLRGFVLAPLVIYLLIGSMFLLAGFVSLFRIRRVIKQGGGAQTDKLEKLMIRIGVFTVLYTVPATIVVACYFYEQHNRPSWEVSHNCHCPGDPSQQHGGGGEAVRKPDYAVFMLKYFMCLLVGITSGVWIWSGKTLESWRAFCTRCCWSSKGTGGSMYSDASTGLTWRSGTASSMSYPKQVPLSQV